In a single window of the Podospora pseudocomata strain CBS 415.72m chromosome 2 map unlocalized CBS415.72m_2, whole genome shotgun sequence genome:
- a CDS encoding uncharacterized protein (EggNog:ENOG503NXK1; CAZy:GH47; COG:G) produces the protein MFKDKPQGTSRLRTLPRPHATISWIGKNSERLLVAFTLSLVVFYIVGGFERAFPVVPESVRLERHMNTGQALYPYAAVKSSIEWSKLKPRYPNKQSPTPLPATEPGTTHPPIQHRFKRESGHDRKRRDARRRAVRDLTIKSWSAYRKYAWKKDALLPLSATGKDQLSGWAATLVDSLDTLWIMGLREEFDEAVAAVAEIDFANSSSPMINIFETNIRYLGGLLAAYDLSKRDVLLQKAIELGDLIHAGFDTPTRMPVDNINLLAIKSGEGQMIEPQVVSASPGTLSLELTHLSQLTGDPKYYSAIARLNTLFSVSQNQTLLPGLFPMYISLWGPKPDVISGTRFTLGGGADSMYEYLPKLSQLLNNAAPSLVSLSHNFLSSASANLFYRPMIPDSSANDIMISGTANILPNPDTKTNSVQLSPETEHLTCFIGGTYALAGRLFSTAEYLETGSRLTRGCVHMYKSFPTGLMPERLTMLPCPPGSPSHAAESCQWNQTLWDATEKQQGLPRGFVLATDRRYILRPEAIESVFYMWRITGEPEWEAAAWDMFLAVANAVVAKETGGGASVKDVTVDPSKEDVERSDEMESFWIAETLKYFYLAFSPPDLISLDKYVLNTEAHPFLRPER, from the exons ATGTTCAAAGACAAGCCTCAAGGGACCAGTCGCTTGCGAACGTTGCCTCGACCCCATGCCACAATATCCTGGATAGGCAAGAATAGCGAGCGGCTGCTCGTTGCCTTTACGCTAAGTCTTGTGGTCTTTTACATCGTCGGTGGTTTTGAGCGTGCGTTCCCTGTAGTCCCCGAATCTGTGCGCCTCGAAAGACACATGAACACAGGCCAAGCACTATACCCATATGCAGCCGTTAAAAGTAGCATCGAGTGGAGCAAGTTGAAGCCTCGCTATCCAAACAAACAGTCTCCCACACCGCTTCCCGCCACAGAGCCAGGTACAACTCACCCGCCGATTCAACATCGATTCAAGAGAGAGTCGGGTCATGACCGGAAGAGGCGAGATGCGAGAAGGCGAGCGGTCCGGGACCTCACCATAAAGTCCTGGTCAGCCTATCGCAAGTATGCTTGGAAGAAAGATGCCCTCCTTCCGCTCTCCGCCACTGGCAAAGACCAGTTATCCGGCTGGGCGGCCACTCTTGTCGACTCTCTTGACACTCTTTGGATCATGGGTCTGAGGGAAGAGTTTGACGAAGCCGTTGCCGCCGTGGCCGAAATCGACTTCGCAAACTCGTCCAGCCCGATGATCAACATTTTTGAGACCAACATCCGATACCTCGGTGGCCTGCTGGCCGCGTATGACCTCAGCAAGCGGGACGTCCTTTTGCAAAAGGCGATCGAGCTCGGTGACCTCATCCATGCCGGCTTTGACACACCGACACGCATGCCggtcgacaacatcaacctgcTGGCTATCAAATCAGGGGAGGGCCAGATGATTGAACCGCAGGTCGTCTCGGCCTCCCCCGGAACACTGAGTTTGGAACTCACCCATCTGTCTCAGCTCACAGGGGACCCAAAGTACTACTCCGCCATAGCCCGCCTCAACACCCTGTTCAGTGTCAGCCAGAACCAGACCCTGCTTCCTGGCCTATTCCCCATGTACATCTCACTTTGGGGACCCAAGCCGGACGTCATCAGCGGTACAAGGTTTAccttgggaggtggtgccgACTCCATGTACGAGTACCTTCCCAAGCTATCCCAACTTCTCAACAATGCCGCGCCATCTCTTGTTTCGCTCTCACACAACTTTCTGAGCTCGGCATCTGCGAACCTCTTCTACCGGCCCATGATTCCTGATTCATCAGCGAACGACATCATGATATCGGGCACAGCCAATATCCTTCCCAACCCCgacaccaaaaccaacagcgTTCAACTCAGCCCAGAGACGGAACACCTGACATGTTTCATAGGCGGAACCTATGCCCTGGCAGGGCGTTTGTTTTCCACAGCGGAGTACCTGGAGACAGGGTCAAGGCTGACGAGGGGCTGTGTGCACATGTACAAGTCGTTCCCTACCGGGCTCATGCCGGAGCGGCTGACTATGCTACCGTGTCCTCCTGGAAGTCCTTCTCATGCAGCTGAATCGTGTCAATGGAATCAAACCCTGTGGGATGCAACCGAGAAACAGCAAGGCTTGCCcagggggtttgttttggcCACAGACAGACGGTATATCCTCCGCCCGGAGGCTATCGAGTCGGTATTTTACATGTGGCGCATCACAGGGGAACCAGagtgggaggcggcggcgtgGGACATGTTTCTTGCTGTTGCGAATGCGGTCGTTGCAAAGGAAACAGGAGGCGGGGCCAGCGTGAAGGACGTGACTGTTGACCCCAGCAAGGAAGATGTCGAGAGGAGTGATGAAATGGAG AGCTTCTGGATTGCAGAAACACTCAAGTATTTTTATTTGGCGTTTTCGCCACCTGATTTGATCAGTTTGGACAAGTACGTGTTAAACACAGAGGCTCATCCGTTTCTCAGACCAGAACGGTGA
- the SRP54 gene encoding Signal recognition particle (EggNog:ENOG503NU4T; COG:U; BUSCO:EOG09261V9P), protein MVLQDLGRRINAAVTDLTRAPNLDEKAFDSMLKQICSALLEADVNVRLVGRLRKDIKAAVNFKDLPPAVNKKRLIQKAVFDHLVDLVDPHAEPFKPKKGKSNVIMFVGLQGAGKTTTCTKLARHYQSRGFRACLVCADTFRAGAFDQLKQNATKAKIPYYGSLTETDPAVVAKEGVDKFKKERFEVIIVDTSGRHRQESALFQEMMDIQNAIKPDETVMVLDSSIGQQAEGQAMAFKEAADFGAIIITKTDGHAAGGGAISAVAATRTPIVFIGTGEHMLDLERFVPKNFISKLLGMGDMAGLVEHVQSLKLDQKDTIKHITEGIFTVRDLRDQLQNIMKMGPLSKMAGMIPGMSNIMANMDDEEGSLKLKRMIYICDSMTDKELDSDGKIFIEQPTRMTRVARGSGTTVREVEDLLTQQRLMAGMAKKMGGNMKNMQRAQNAMGGGNKAQQLAAMQKRLQSMGGAGGAGGGMPDMGSLMKMLGGGGGPGGGFDMNAMMKQMGGMMGGGGGRGGRR, encoded by the exons ATGGTTCTTCAAGATTTAGGTCGGCGCATCAACGCTGCCGTCACCGACTTGACGCGCGCCCCAAATCTCGATGAAAAG GCATTCGACTCTATGCTCAAGCAGATTtgctccgccctcctcgaaGCAGATGTCAATGTCCGTCTCGTCGGCCGGCTCCGAAAAGACATCAAAGCCGCAGTCAACTTCAAAGACCTCCCCCCAGCAGTCAACAAGAAGCGCCTCATTCAGAAAGCCGTCTTCGACCACCTCGTCGACCTCGTCGACCCCCATGCCGAACCCTTCAAGCCAAAGAAGGGCAAGTCCAATGTCATCATGTTTGTCGGCCTTCAGGGTGCCGGCAAGACCACAACCTGCACCAAGCTTGCTCGCCATTACCAATCACGTGGCTTTCGCGCCTGCCTAGTTTGCGCCGATACTTTCCGTGCCGGTGCCTTTGATCAGCTCAAGCAAAATGcgaccaaggccaagattcCATACTACGGCAGCTTGACGGAAACCGACCCGGCCGTCGTGGCCAAGGAGGGTGTCGacaagttcaagaaggagaggttcGAGGTTATCATCGTGGATACATCTGGTCGTCATAGGCAAGAAAGTGCCTTGTTTCAGGAAATGATGGACATCCAGAACGCTATCAAACCAGACGAGACTGTCATGGTGCTCGACTCGAGCATAGGGCAGCAGGCCGAGGGGCAGGCCATGGCCTTCAAGGAAGCCGCCGACTTTggcgccatcatcatcacaaagACCGACGGCCatgctgccggtggtggagcaATCTCGGCCGTCGCCGCCACCCGCACACCCATTGTCTTTATCGGTACCGGAGAGCACATGCTGGACTTGGAGCGCTTCGTACCCAAGAACTTTATCTCCAAGCTGCTGGGCATGGGTGACATGGCTGGTCTGGTGGAGCATGTCCAGTCGCTGAAACTGGACCAGAAGGACACGATCAAGCACATTACAGAAGGCATCTTCACTGTGCGGGACTTGAGGGATCAGCTGCAGAACATCATGAAGATGGGCCCGCTATCCAAGATGGCGGGCATGATTCCCGGCATGAGCAATATCATGGCCAACATggacgacgaagaagggAGCCTGAAGCTGAAGAGGATGATCTATATCTGCGACAGCATGACGGACAAGGAGCTGGACTCGGACGGCAAGATCTTCATCGAGCAACCGACGCGCATGACAAGAGTGGCGCGGGGTTCTGGAACGACAGTccgggaggtggaggacttGCTGACACAGCAGAGGTTGATGGCCGGCatggccaagaagatggGCGGCAACATGAAGAACATGCAGAGGGCACAGAATGCCATGGGTGGAGGCAACAAGGCCCAACAGTTGGCTGCCATGCAGAAGCGGTTACAGAGCAtgggcggcgccggcggggctggtggtggcatgcCCGATATGGGCAGTCTGATGAAGATgcttggcggcgggggcggaCCCGGAGGCGGCTTTGACATGAACGCCATGATGAAGCAGATGGGCGGCATGatgggcggaggaggaggacggggcgggaggaggtAG